From Sporosarcina sp. 6E9, a single genomic window includes:
- a CDS encoding ABC transporter ATP-binding protein, giving the protein MSVEKQPKLTGKDQWKVLKRLLSYTIPHKVSITIALVLLIMTITGSIVSPLIIQRFIDNYLTPLNFPEREVTGIILLYIGIQVFMVVVSYFQLMRFQDIALKIIQQMRIDVFSKVHGLGMRYFDKTPAGSIVSRVTNDTESIKDMFVSVIVTFLQAVFMLIGVYIALFSLDVKLAFISLLLMPLFLAIVIIYRHYSTDFYQDLRERLSQLNAKIAESLSGMGMIQAFRQENRLEEEFDEINEKHYRAGMRNIKFDGILLSPAIDLVYAAAIVFVLGYFGFISLESPIEVGILYAFTTLIGRLFQPVQQVMQRLSIFQQAIVSASRVFKLMDDIDMEPEQQIVENAEIGNGKIEFRNVSFSYDGKADVLKNISFTANAGETVALVGHTGSGKSSIINLLMRFYEYERGDILIDGVSLKEYPKEELRQKTGLVLQDPFMFYGDIESNIRLHNKTMTPEEVRGAAEFVRANDFIEKLPGKYAHRVTERGSTFSSGQRQLVAFARTIATNPKILVLDEATANIDTETEVAIQASLEKMRKGRTTIAIAHRLSTIQDAELILVLHKGEIVERGTHQELLTQKGLYHMMYELQNSTIEDAI; this is encoded by the coding sequence ATGTCCGTAGAAAAACAACCCAAACTAACAGGGAAAGATCAGTGGAAGGTCCTGAAAAGGCTGTTAAGTTACACCATCCCACATAAAGTAAGTATTACAATCGCACTTGTTTTACTCATAATGACAATAACGGGTAGTATCGTTAGTCCATTGATTATTCAACGTTTCATAGACAACTATTTGACGCCGTTGAATTTTCCAGAACGTGAAGTTACGGGAATTATACTACTGTATATCGGGATTCAAGTATTTATGGTCGTCGTATCTTACTTCCAATTAATGCGTTTCCAAGATATTGCGCTAAAAATAATTCAACAAATGCGAATCGATGTATTTTCAAAAGTACATGGACTGGGAATGCGCTACTTTGATAAAACACCTGCGGGAAGTATCGTTTCCCGTGTGACAAATGATACGGAATCCATCAAAGATATGTTCGTGAGCGTTATTGTTACATTTTTACAAGCAGTATTTATGCTTATCGGTGTTTATATCGCGCTCTTTTCACTTGATGTGAAGTTAGCATTTATATCTTTGTTATTAATGCCGCTATTCTTGGCGATTGTCATTATCTATAGACACTATAGTACTGACTTTTATCAGGATTTGCGTGAGCGTTTAAGCCAACTCAACGCTAAAATCGCAGAATCATTGTCAGGTATGGGAATGATCCAAGCATTTAGACAGGAAAACCGTCTTGAAGAAGAATTTGATGAGATTAACGAGAAACATTACCGCGCAGGGATGCGGAATATCAAATTCGATGGCATTCTACTCAGCCCTGCAATTGACTTGGTGTATGCCGCAGCAATTGTATTCGTACTCGGATACTTCGGTTTTATCTCACTTGAAAGTCCGATTGAGGTGGGTATTTTATATGCGTTCACGACATTAATCGGACGTCTATTCCAACCGGTTCAACAAGTGATGCAGCGACTTTCGATATTCCAACAGGCGATTGTTTCGGCATCCCGTGTATTTAAATTAATGGATGATATTGATATGGAACCTGAACAACAAATTGTGGAAAATGCTGAAATTGGTAACGGCAAAATCGAATTTCGCAATGTCTCTTTTTCCTACGATGGAAAAGCAGATGTCTTAAAAAACATCTCCTTTACAGCGAATGCCGGCGAAACGGTTGCACTCGTCGGGCATACGGGTAGCGGGAAAAGTTCCATTATTAATTTATTAATGCGCTTTTATGAATATGAGCGTGGAGATATTCTTATCGATGGTGTTTCATTGAAAGAATATCCGAAGGAAGAATTGCGTCAGAAAACGGGACTCGTCTTACAGGATCCTTTTATGTTTTATGGAGATATCGAAAGCAATATTCGTTTGCATAATAAAACGATGACGCCTGAAGAGGTTAGGGGAGCTGCGGAATTCGTACGCGCAAATGATTTTATTGAAAAACTACCAGGCAAGTATGCGCATAGAGTGACAGAACGAGGTTCTACTTTTTCAAGTGGCCAACGTCAACTCGTTGCATTTGCGCGTACGATTGCTACGAATCCAAAAATACTAGTTCTCGACGAGGCAACCGCAAACATTGACACGGAAACTGAAGTGGCGATACAAGCGAGTCTTGAGAAAATGAGAAAAGGCAGAACGACAATTGCAATTGCACATAGATTAAGTACGATTCAAGATGCGGAACTTATTCTGGTTCTTCATAAAGGCGAAATCGTCGAAAGGGGGACCCATCAAGAATTACTCACACAAAAAGGTCTCTATCATATGATGTACGAATTACAAAACAGTACAATTGAAGACGCTATTTGA
- a CDS encoding ABC transporter transmembrane domain-containing protein, with the protein MKVLLQLSWFFKQRKKQYALGIAALVLVSILQLLPPKIIGYIVDAITLNELTAPSLTKWLIILGIAGILMYFARFYWRVMIFGSAVLLSRTMREKLFNHFTRMSPSFYQKRRVGDLMAHATNDINALQQTAGMGILTLVDSISTGGFVILTMAITINWKLTLIALIPLPFMIFLTSYYGRLLRKRFRFAQEAFSNLNDKTQESITGIKVIKTFGQQKEDIEDFTDLSTDVVGKNMRVARIDALFDPTITGIFAVSYILSFYFGTKYIIAGDMSIGDMVAFSTYLGLLVWPMLAFGFLFNIVERGNASYSRITELLSIAPEITDLPGAIDKRPEGDLAFNIEEFKFPEDEALALHNVHFSLKQGETMGIVGRTGSGKTAILKLLLREFEGYKGSIVYGGNPINQYKQQRLRESIGYVPQDHFLFSTTIAENIAFTNPKIAKEKIYEASRLAQIHDDILGFSEGYETIVGERGVSLSGGQQQRVSIARALIMEPELLILDDSLSAVDAKTEEAILEALKQTRTGETTIITSHRLSAIQHAHKIIVMHEGTIAEAGTHEELLAMDGKYKEMYELQQLEVMVEQGGEV; encoded by the coding sequence GTGAAAGTTTTATTACAACTGAGTTGGTTTTTTAAACAACGAAAAAAGCAATACGCTTTGGGAATTGCAGCACTTGTTCTGGTTTCCATTTTGCAGTTATTGCCGCCGAAAATCATCGGGTATATCGTAGATGCGATTACGTTAAACGAGTTGACAGCACCGAGTTTAACTAAATGGCTTATTATCCTCGGAATTGCCGGAATTCTTATGTATTTCGCTCGTTTTTATTGGCGTGTCATGATTTTCGGATCAGCAGTCCTCTTATCGCGGACGATGCGAGAAAAGTTATTCAATCATTTTACAAGAATGTCTCCTTCTTTCTATCAAAAAAGGCGCGTAGGCGATTTAATGGCCCATGCGACGAATGACATTAATGCTTTACAACAAACTGCCGGAATGGGAATTTTGACATTAGTCGATTCAATCTCAACAGGTGGATTTGTTATTTTAACGATGGCTATTACGATTAACTGGAAATTGACGTTAATCGCGCTTATTCCACTGCCATTCATGATTTTCCTGACGAGTTATTACGGAAGATTACTTCGTAAACGATTCCGGTTTGCCCAAGAAGCATTTTCCAATTTGAATGACAAGACACAGGAAAGCATTACGGGTATTAAAGTAATTAAAACGTTTGGTCAACAGAAGGAAGATATTGAGGATTTCACTGATTTATCAACCGATGTAGTCGGTAAAAATATGCGTGTGGCTAGAATAGACGCGTTATTCGATCCTACGATTACGGGAATATTTGCGGTATCTTATATTTTATCCTTTTACTTCGGAACGAAATACATCATCGCTGGGGACATGTCCATCGGTGACATGGTTGCTTTTAGTACATATCTAGGACTTCTTGTCTGGCCGATGCTCGCATTTGGATTTCTATTCAATATCGTTGAGCGCGGAAATGCTTCATATAGCCGGATTACAGAACTTTTATCCATTGCACCAGAAATTACTGATTTACCTGGAGCTATTGATAAAAGACCAGAAGGTGATTTGGCGTTCAACATTGAAGAGTTTAAATTTCCAGAAGACGAAGCGCTCGCGTTGCACAATGTCCATTTTTCGCTGAAACAAGGGGAAACAATGGGAATTGTCGGTAGAACTGGTTCTGGGAAAACAGCTATTCTTAAGCTGTTGCTACGGGAATTTGAAGGTTATAAAGGCAGCATTGTTTATGGAGGGAATCCAATCAATCAGTACAAACAGCAACGTTTACGCGAATCTATCGGATATGTTCCGCAAGATCACTTCTTATTTTCAACGACAATTGCTGAAAACATCGCATTTACAAATCCAAAAATCGCAAAAGAAAAAATCTATGAAGCTTCCCGTTTGGCGCAGATACATGATGACATTCTTGGGTTTTCGGAAGGGTATGAAACGATTGTCGGGGAACGCGGTGTGTCTTTGTCGGGTGGTCAGCAACAACGGGTATCGATTGCTCGTGCACTAATCATGGAGCCGGAACTACTCATTTTGGATGATTCATTATCCGCGGTAGATGCGAAAACGGAAGAAGCAATATTAGAAGCGCTAAAACAGACTAGAACAGGTGAAACGACTATTATTACTTCACACCGCTTAAGTGCAATACAACATGCGCATAAAATTATCGTTATGCATGAAGGAACGATTGCGGAAGCGGGCACACATGAAGAGTTATTGGCGATGGACGGTAAATATAAAGAGATGTACGAGCTGCAGCAATTAGAAGTCATGGTCGAACAAGGGGGCGAGGTATAA
- a CDS encoding putative holin-like toxin encodes MTTFEALSVSIGFSTLIVTVIALSYTFSRKK; translated from the coding sequence ATGACGACATTTGAAGCGTTGAGTGTATCAATTGGATTTTCAACTCTGATTGTAACGGTCATTGCGTTGTCATATACTTTTTCAAGAAAAAAGTAA
- a CDS encoding putative holin-like toxin, with amino-acid sequence MTTFEALSVMIGFSTLIVTIVALSYTFSRKK; translated from the coding sequence ATGACAACATTTGAAGCATTGAGCGTAATGATTGGCTTTTCAACGCTAATCGTGACTATCGTTGCGTTGTCATATACTTTTTCAAGAAAAAAGTAA
- a CDS encoding UV damage repair protein UvrX: MYKDLPDRKIICLDMRSFYASCAAVIEGLDVMETPIAIVGNKDRKGGVVLAASPPLKEEYGIKTGNRLYEIPDDPSIHLIEPKMGFFLDVSMEITRLLNRYVPKEAIHTYSVDESFIDLSGTERLWGPSDTIVRRIREDLMSQFDLRSAIGIGPNMLLSKLALDLEAKKTGIAEWTYDDVPEKLWPVAPLSRMWGIGSRLEKNLNGMGIFSVGDLANAPLERLEKKFGVMGNQLYYHAHGIDLSDMGAPLVEGQISYGKGQVLFRDYVEREDILTVILEMCEDIGMRAREAKRAGRTVHLAASYSKHAFGGGFNRSRSMAEATNDTLKIYQLCTALLDEFHDGRPIRRLSISLTNLEEEHSMQLSLFDERKWRNRQLGETIDSLRNKYGSNAVLRAVSYTKAGTAVERAKLIGGHFK; encoded by the coding sequence ATGTATAAGGATTTGCCGGATCGAAAAATTATCTGTCTTGATATGCGAAGTTTTTATGCGAGTTGTGCCGCGGTAATAGAAGGACTTGATGTCATGGAGACGCCAATCGCAATTGTCGGAAATAAGGACCGAAAAGGCGGAGTTGTCCTTGCTGCATCGCCGCCATTAAAAGAAGAATACGGGATAAAGACTGGCAATCGATTGTATGAAATACCAGATGACCCATCGATTCATCTTATCGAACCGAAGATGGGTTTTTTTCTCGATGTATCGATGGAGATTACCCGATTGCTGAACCGATACGTCCCAAAAGAGGCGATTCACACCTATAGTGTCGACGAAAGTTTTATTGACTTAAGTGGAACAGAGCGTTTGTGGGGACCTTCAGATACAATTGTCCGCCGTATACGTGAAGATCTGATGAGTCAATTTGATCTGCGGTCTGCAATTGGTATAGGTCCAAACATGCTACTCTCCAAACTTGCGCTTGATCTTGAAGCGAAAAAAACTGGAATTGCTGAATGGACGTATGATGATGTACCTGAAAAATTATGGCCTGTCGCGCCACTAAGTCGAATGTGGGGGATTGGTAGCCGCCTAGAAAAAAATCTTAATGGCATGGGGATTTTCTCCGTAGGCGACCTTGCGAATGCCCCGCTTGAAAGACTTGAAAAGAAATTCGGCGTAATGGGCAATCAGCTGTATTACCATGCGCACGGCATTGACTTATCGGACATGGGTGCACCGCTTGTCGAAGGGCAAATAAGCTACGGAAAAGGGCAAGTGCTATTCCGCGACTATGTCGAACGAGAAGATATTCTTACAGTCATTCTAGAAATGTGTGAAGATATTGGGATGCGGGCGAGGGAAGCGAAGCGGGCCGGTCGTACTGTTCATTTGGCTGCCAGTTATTCAAAGCATGCATTTGGTGGAGGTTTTAATCGATCGCGTTCGATGGCTGAAGCGACGAACGACACATTGAAAATTTACCAACTTTGTACGGCGCTACTAGATGAATTCCATGATGGACGTCCCATACGTCGGCTATCCATCAGCCTGACAAACTTGGAAGAAGAGCATTCTATGCAACTAAGTTTATTTGATGAACGGAAATGGCGAAACCGGCAACTTGGGGAGACAATCGATTCACTTAGAAATAAATACGGTTCGAATGCAGTACTACGCGCAGTATCCTATACAAAAGCAGGAACCGCTGTGGAAAGAGCAAAACTTATTGGTGGACATTTCAAGTAG
- a CDS encoding DUF4097 family beta strand repeat-containing protein, whose protein sequence is MSLNQIIRIAVILIGIIIAIKFLLFLFGGSKDELSKSIAADHIVNVDVSTDIGDIQIAPHDGHDIRVQLEGKATKKPSKKFKLTLKEKNGEVVIKAKTKSGFFSFRKLSDGYTILVELPTKQYDRLLVHADVANIYVDSIYANESQTTTNVGNINLIGIGGVVDAEAKVGDITISLQSIANNIQAKTEVGNIAVKTKEAPLALQTDLNNSVGNKTINLPNEVGGSIGIGGPNVKLTVAVGNISLSLSD, encoded by the coding sequence ATGAGTTTGAACCAAATCATCCGCATTGCAGTCATCCTTATTGGAATTATTATTGCGATCAAATTCTTGCTGTTCTTATTCGGAGGATCCAAAGATGAGTTGAGCAAATCCATTGCTGCCGATCATATTGTAAATGTGGATGTGTCCACGGATATCGGAGACATTCAAATTGCACCGCATGACGGGCATGACATACGGGTGCAACTAGAAGGAAAAGCGACGAAAAAACCGTCAAAAAAGTTTAAGTTGACTTTAAAAGAAAAAAACGGCGAAGTAGTCATTAAAGCGAAAACAAAATCCGGATTTTTCTCTTTCCGAAAATTATCTGATGGTTATACCATTTTGGTAGAGCTGCCGACTAAACAATACGATCGTCTTCTGGTCCACGCCGATGTTGCGAATATCTACGTCGATTCAATCTACGCAAATGAATCGCAAACAACCACAAACGTCGGGAATATCAATTTAATCGGAATAGGCGGGGTAGTCGATGCCGAGGCGAAAGTCGGGGATATTACAATCAGCTTGCAAAGTATAGCGAATAATATTCAAGCGAAAACGGAAGTTGGCAATATCGCCGTGAAAACAAAAGAAGCACCGCTCGCCCTTCAAACAGACCTAAATAACAGTGTCGGGAATAAAACGATAAACTTACCGAACGAAGTAGGCGGCTCAATTGGAATCGGTGGACCGAACGTTAAGTTGACAGTAGCTGTAGGGAATATTTCTTTGTCGCTAAGCGATTAA
- a CDS encoding DUF4349 domain-containing protein has protein sequence MKKKLVWTWLIVIIFVFMTACSSNDFMKEDKGKYEVTAESSLSNDMESAQDSSGAESDESGADAGEESEIEAGKQVSKVSTNRMIIHQAGLQLNVKDFEKAEKNIEKRVHEYGGYIVESNVYREDDESVSGHMTVRIPEKHFQKFLTATEGEAADILERTVTGQDVTEQYVDLASRVKSKRAVETRLLDFMSDAEKTEDLLKISSDLASIQEEIEVIVGKMNYLENQTSYSTIDISMFENRVIVPGIDNKDLDTWDKTKKQLATSTNFLLAAGSGLIVFIIGNLPVFVLLLLVGFGVYLAFVRKRVK, from the coding sequence ATGAAGAAAAAATTAGTATGGACGTGGTTAATTGTAATTATTTTTGTCTTTATGACAGCTTGTAGCTCAAATGATTTTATGAAAGAAGATAAGGGAAAATATGAAGTTACGGCTGAATCATCTCTTTCAAATGATATGGAGAGCGCCCAAGATAGTTCAGGGGCGGAGAGCGATGAGTCCGGTGCAGATGCTGGGGAAGAATCAGAAATAGAAGCCGGTAAACAAGTAAGCAAAGTTTCAACAAATCGAATGATCATCCACCAAGCGGGATTGCAACTGAATGTAAAAGACTTTGAAAAAGCTGAAAAAAATATAGAAAAAAGAGTACATGAGTACGGTGGATATATCGTGGAATCTAACGTATATCGGGAAGATGATGAATCAGTCAGCGGCCATATGACAGTTCGGATTCCAGAAAAACATTTTCAAAAGTTCTTGACGGCTACTGAAGGAGAAGCGGCCGATATTCTAGAGCGCACGGTAACTGGTCAGGATGTAACTGAACAATACGTGGATTTGGCGTCAAGAGTTAAGTCTAAACGCGCTGTTGAGACGAGGTTGCTTGATTTTATGAGCGATGCAGAAAAGACGGAGGATTTATTGAAAATTTCGTCTGACCTTGCGAGTATCCAAGAGGAAATTGAAGTCATTGTCGGGAAAATGAATTACTTAGAAAACCAAACCTCTTATTCGACAATTGATATTTCAATGTTTGAAAATCGCGTTATTGTACCCGGAATAGATAATAAAGACTTGGATACATGGGATAAAACGAAGAAACAGCTTGCGACAAGTACGAACTTTTTACTTGCTGCCGGTTCAGGTTTAATCGTATTTATCATTGGAAATTTACCGGTATTTGTTCTTTTGCTCCTGGTTGGGTTTGGTGTATATTTAGCTTTTGTCCGAAAACGGGTTAAGTAA
- a CDS encoding SPFH domain-containing protein — protein MGLFGFFKSQFIEVIEWTDSHTNTMVYRFPVQNNEIKMGAELTVRESQVAIFVNEGEIADVFGPGRHQLWTQNMPVLTKLKSWKTGFNSPFKAEVYFVNTKQFVNQKWGTSNPIMMRDPEFGMIRLRGYGIYSYRVSEPTVFLKELFGTNASYDTSSIENQLKKMIISGLTDLFAESKIAALDLAMFYDELSTQGKEKMQERFSAFGFEITSLYIENLSLPKEVEEAMDKRTSMGVLGNLGQYQQYQAAEALRDAAKNEGGGLAGAGAGLGAGAALGGVMANAFSGNQQQNAATPAPGSEKVNCPHCDALVNKNAKFCGECGKSVQKKKVPCVNCKTEINEEAKFCGECGANQLAKKTCEKCGNENNPNAKFCGDCGETL, from the coding sequence ATGGGACTTTTCGGGTTCTTTAAAAGTCAATTTATTGAAGTAATCGAATGGACGGACAGTCATACAAACACAATGGTTTACAGATTTCCCGTTCAAAATAATGAAATTAAAATGGGTGCGGAGTTAACTGTTAGGGAATCGCAAGTGGCCATTTTTGTCAACGAAGGTGAAATTGCAGATGTTTTTGGTCCAGGTAGGCATCAATTATGGACGCAAAACATGCCGGTTTTGACAAAGTTGAAGTCTTGGAAAACCGGTTTTAACTCACCTTTTAAAGCAGAGGTATACTTTGTCAATACGAAACAATTCGTAAACCAAAAATGGGGTACATCGAATCCAATTATGATGAGAGATCCAGAATTCGGAATGATTCGTTTGCGCGGATATGGTATTTATTCTTACCGCGTTTCTGAACCGACTGTCTTTTTAAAAGAATTATTCGGAACGAATGCTTCATATGATACGAGTAGCATTGAAAACCAGTTGAAAAAGATGATTATTTCCGGTCTAACGGATTTATTTGCAGAATCGAAAATTGCAGCGCTAGATTTGGCCATGTTCTATGACGAATTAAGTACACAAGGTAAAGAAAAAATGCAAGAGCGTTTTAGTGCGTTTGGATTTGAAATCACCTCTTTGTACATCGAAAACTTGTCGTTGCCGAAAGAAGTCGAAGAAGCGATGGACAAACGAACGTCGATGGGCGTTCTCGGGAACCTGGGACAATATCAACAATATCAAGCGGCCGAAGCACTTCGGGATGCTGCAAAAAATGAAGGCGGCGGACTCGCAGGTGCAGGCGCTGGACTAGGCGCGGGTGCAGCACTTGGCGGCGTTATGGCGAATGCATTTTCGGGCAATCAACAACAAAATGCAGCGACCCCGGCTCCTGGGTCAGAAAAGGTAAATTGTCCGCATTGCGACGCACTTGTTAATAAAAACGCGAAATTCTGCGGTGAATGCGGAAAATCCGTGCAAAAGAAAAAAGTGCCATGCGTTAATTGTAAAACCGAGATAAATGAAGAGGCGAAGTTCTGCGGTGAATGCGGTGCAAATCAGCTTGCCAAAAAAACTTGTGAAAAATGCGGGAATGAAAATAATCCGAATGCGAAGTTTTGTGGGGACTGCGGAGAAACGCTATAA
- a CDS encoding Lar family restriction alleviation protein, giving the protein MTNLENNEQTEAVSIEETEVNQCSSCGGNTVFDPSSGALKCPFCGSEKEIEKTQENAIELSFLQALEKDDHSWDDEKRVFSCKNCGAETVLDKDKVADFCTFCGSSHISSSENHAGIKPALVLPFQVSKEEAIEKFKVWINKRYFAPSSLKKTYQLSKITGAYLPYWTFDSKTHSNFVVRIGTYYYVTVTRTVVEDGKTRRVTEQVRKIRWRTERGNYSEFFDDVLVKASRNVASDLIHKIEPFQLNALVDYKSQFLSGFLAERYSIPLKDGWNGAKAMIDTRIVNGIERQVHGDVVQVTSVSTNYKDITYKHILLPIWISSFHFNHKVYRFLVNGQTGKVSGNAPISALKVTIISLVAIVIIAIFIIFFAGQ; this is encoded by the coding sequence GTGACAAACTTGGAAAACAACGAACAAACAGAAGCAGTAAGTATTGAAGAAACAGAAGTAAATCAATGTTCTTCTTGTGGTGGGAATACAGTTTTTGACCCTTCCAGTGGAGCTCTTAAATGTCCTTTTTGCGGAAGTGAAAAAGAAATTGAAAAAACGCAAGAAAATGCAATTGAACTTAGCTTTTTACAAGCATTAGAAAAAGACGACCACAGTTGGGATGATGAAAAGCGTGTTTTTTCATGTAAGAACTGCGGTGCTGAAACGGTTTTAGATAAAGACAAAGTGGCGGACTTTTGCACATTTTGTGGCTCATCTCATATTTCTTCCAGCGAAAATCACGCGGGGATTAAGCCCGCCTTAGTTCTTCCCTTTCAAGTATCGAAAGAGGAAGCGATTGAGAAATTTAAAGTTTGGATCAATAAGCGTTATTTCGCGCCTTCTTCACTTAAAAAAACGTATCAATTAAGTAAAATTACCGGGGCATATCTTCCCTATTGGACATTCGACTCGAAGACGCATTCAAATTTCGTCGTTCGAATCGGTACCTATTATTATGTCACCGTCACGCGAACAGTCGTTGAAGATGGGAAAACTAGACGAGTAACAGAACAAGTTCGAAAAATTAGATGGCGGACAGAGCGCGGAAATTACAGTGAGTTTTTTGATGATGTTCTCGTAAAAGCTTCCCGAAATGTAGCTAGCGATCTTATTCATAAAATTGAACCTTTCCAATTGAACGCTCTTGTTGACTATAAATCTCAGTTTCTATCAGGGTTCCTGGCGGAAAGATATTCAATTCCATTAAAAGATGGTTGGAATGGGGCCAAAGCGATGATTGATACGCGGATTGTCAATGGGATTGAACGACAAGTTCATGGTGATGTTGTGCAAGTTACAAGCGTCTCTACCAATTACAAAGACATTACGTATAAACATATTTTATTGCCAATCTGGATTTCATCGTTTCATTTCAATCATAAGGTTTACCGATTTTTAGTGAATGGACAGACTGGAAAAGTAAGTGGAAACGCGCCGATTAGCGCTTTGAAAGTAACCATTATCTCGTTGGTTGCTATCGTGATTATTGCTATTTTTATTATTTTCTTTGCTGGTCAATAA
- a CDS encoding SDR family oxidoreductase, which yields MKKRKSFLITGATSGVGYVLTKRLVKAGHEVWATGRAPEVLLELRNEGAHTIPADLSEKGGIDFVMKKIGSPDVVIFSAGVGKFQYAHEVSNETIRKTMDINVVAPIELTKRLLPDMMARNSGHLIYLGSQAGKVATPKASVYAASKHALVGYANALRMEVAPFGIHVTTINPGPIDTPFLDLADDTGNYRASLSKHLLTVETVVDSVMQSIEKPVREVNLPWYMGVTSKLHALAPTLVERLGRNFFMKK from the coding sequence ATGAAAAAGCGTAAATCCTTCCTAATTACAGGCGCAACAAGCGGAGTAGGGTATGTACTAACAAAAAGATTGGTAAAAGCAGGACACGAAGTTTGGGCAACCGGAAGAGCACCGGAAGTATTATTGGAGCTTAGAAATGAAGGCGCACATACGATTCCTGCGGATTTATCCGAAAAAGGCGGCATTGATTTTGTCATGAAGAAAATCGGCTCCCCAGACGTTGTTATTTTTTCCGCAGGCGTCGGAAAGTTTCAATATGCGCATGAAGTTTCCAACGAAACAATACGTAAAACAATGGACATCAACGTCGTAGCACCAATCGAACTGACAAAACGTCTGCTTCCAGACATGATGGCACGGAATAGCGGCCATTTGATTTATCTTGGTTCACAGGCGGGGAAGGTTGCAACCCCGAAAGCCTCTGTCTACGCTGCGTCAAAGCATGCATTAGTAGGGTATGCGAATGCACTGCGTATGGAAGTTGCACCGTTTGGCATTCACGTAACTACAATTAACCCAGGTCCAATCGATACGCCATTCCTAGATCTCGCAGATGATACCGGGAATTACCGTGCATCATTAAGTAAGCATTTACTGACCGTAGAAACAGTAGTTGATTCAGTTATGCAATCGATTGAAAAACCTGTGAGAGAAGTGAATCTGCCTTGGTATATGGGGGTCACAAGTAAGCTTCACGCGCTTGCACCCACGCTTGTCGAGCGATTGGGCCGTAACTTCTTCATGAAAAAATAA
- a CDS encoding MBL fold metallo-hydrolase, which translates to MIHKISIPTPFAVGDVNAFLVKGDALSLIDAGPKTPEAYEALKRGLKEAGYAFSDIEQVFLTHHHPDHAGWIDAFDNATVLGHPYNDLWLKRDEAFFNYHDKFYLDCLIEEGVPDEHLGWVKKMKRSVALMGDRPLDKILIEGDALPGHPGWTALETLGHAQSHHVFWNEDTRQLIGGDLVLPKVASNPLIEPPLDPKDKRPRSLLQYNESLKRILTLPVEVIYPGHGDEVRNAHPLIEARLEKQRERAMKVLAMMDNGSRTIFELNKALFPAVYEKELGLTLSVTIGHTDYLVDKELVRETRDESGILHYEKA; encoded by the coding sequence ATGATACATAAAATTAGTATCCCCACACCATTTGCTGTTGGGGATGTGAATGCGTTTCTCGTAAAAGGGGATGCGTTATCACTTATAGACGCGGGACCGAAAACACCAGAAGCATATGAAGCGCTTAAGCGCGGATTGAAAGAAGCGGGATATGCATTTTCTGATATTGAGCAAGTTTTCTTAACGCATCATCACCCAGATCATGCGGGTTGGATTGATGCATTTGATAACGCAACAGTGCTCGGACATCCATACAATGATTTATGGTTGAAACGAGACGAAGCTTTTTTTAATTATCACGACAAGTTTTATCTTGACTGCCTAATCGAAGAGGGAGTACCCGATGAACATTTAGGTTGGGTGAAAAAGATGAAAAGATCCGTTGCCCTTATGGGAGATAGACCGCTGGATAAAATACTGATTGAAGGGGATGCGCTACCGGGACATCCAGGTTGGACGGCTCTTGAGACATTGGGCCATGCGCAAAGCCATCATGTATTTTGGAATGAAGACACGCGCCAGCTGATCGGCGGTGACCTTGTCCTACCTAAAGTTGCGTCAAACCCACTTATTGAACCACCATTAGATCCAAAAGATAAGCGTCCGCGTTCATTGCTGCAATACAATGAATCTCTGAAAAGAATTCTTACATTGCCCGTTGAAGTCATTTATCCGGGCCACGGGGATGAAGTAAGAAATGCGCATCCGCTTATTGAAGCCAGACTTGAAAAACAACGAGAACGTGCCATGAAAGTACTTGCCATGATGGACAATGGATCACGTACGATTTTCGAATTAAATAAAGCTCTCTTCCCGGCTGTGTATGAAAAAGAACTCGGGCTCACATTATCCGTAACAATTGGACATACTGATTACCTTGTAGACAAAGAACTTGTTCGCGAAACTCGAGATGAAAGTGGTATTTTACATTATGAAAAAGCGTAA